AATTTGCAGTCTCGAAAACGCGCCTGGATAGTGGGTAAAGAGCATTATGACCTCGGTAACGACCTCTTTACCGATATGCTCGACCCCTACATGCAGTACTCCTGTGGTTACTGGAAAAACGCGGCAACACTCGAGCTTGCGCAGGAAGCCAAACTTGAGCTGATCTGCGCGAAACTCCAGCTGGAGCCCGGCATGACGCTGCTTGATATTGGCTGCGGCTGGGGAGGTCTGGCTGAATATGCGGCCCGTCATCATGGTGTCAGCGTGGTTGGCGTGACGATATCCGCCGAACAGCAGAAGCTGGCCCAACAGCGCTGCAAAGGGCTCAGCGTGACCATCCTTTTGCAGGACTATCGGGATCTTCAGCAGCAGTTCGACCGCATCGTATCCGTTGGCATGTTTGAACACGTCGGGCCAAAAAATTATGCCACTTATTTTGACGTGGTGGATCGTAATTTAAAGCCGGATGGGGTTTTTCTGCTGCACACCATTGGTGCCAGTAATACGAATGACCACGTCGATCCCTGGATTAACAAATATATCTTCCCCAACGGCTGTCTGCCGTCCGTTCGCCATATCGCTGAAGCCAGCGAACCACATTTTGTGATGGAGGATTGGCATAACTTTGGTGCTGATTATGACGTAACGCTGATGAGCTGGCACCAGCGATTTTTGGCTGCCTGGCCGCAGCTGGCCGAGAAATATGGCGTGCGTTTCAAGCGTATGTTTTCCTACTACCTGAATGCCTGCGCCGGCGCCTTTCGCGCCAGAGATATTCAACTCTGGCAAGTGGTCTTTACGCGCGGAACAGAAGGCGGGATCCGCGTAGCGCGTTAAGGATGCTTAAGCACAAGTGGGCGACCTTCAGAGCCGCCCTTTTTTCAGTAATCTTGCTTAAGAAGCATCATTATGCTCTTCGGCCACCGTGGCAGCTAAGAGTTCGGCCTCTCGACGCGCCAATACCCGCTCTACCGTTTCGACGATAGCCTGGGTATGCGGATCGATTTCAATGTTCACCCGCTGCCCAAGGCGTTTTTTGCCCAGGGTGGTGCGTGCCAGCGTTTCCGGGATCAGGTGCACGCAAAATTTCGTCTTCGTCACTTCTCCAACCGTCAGGCTGATGCCATCAATGCCGATAAAACCTTTATGCAGTATGTATTTCATTTGGCTGGCATCCTGCGGCTTAAACCAGATTTCACGGTTATTATCCGCAGTCAGGATCTTAGTGATTTCGGCGGTGGTCATGATATGACCGGACATCAAATGGCCGCCGATTTCATCGCTGAACTTCGCCGCACGCTCA
This DNA window, taken from Erwinia tasmaniensis Et1/99, encodes the following:
- a CDS encoding riboflavin synthase, with protein sequence MFTGIVQGIAEVLAIEEKANFRTHTVKMPVELLPGLELGASVSHNGCCLTVTGVEGDRVSFDLVKETLRITNLGSLNVGDTVNVERAAKFSDEIGGHLMSGHIMTTAEITKILTADNNREIWFKPQDASQMKYILHKGFIGIDGISLTVGEVTKTKFCVHLIPETLARTTLGKKRLGQRVNIEIDPHTQAIVETVERVLARREAELLAATVAEEHNDAS
- the cfa gene encoding cyclopropane fatty acyl phospholipid synthase; amino-acid sequence: MSSSCLEEENLSNNQWYRIAQEILRKADIEINGTRPWDIQVTNPNFFKRVLQEGSLGLGESFMDGWWECERLDIFFQQVLNAHLEQQLPHHFKDTLRIAASRLTNLQSRKRAWIVGKEHYDLGNDLFTDMLDPYMQYSCGYWKNAATLELAQEAKLELICAKLQLEPGMTLLDIGCGWGGLAEYAARHHGVSVVGVTISAEQQKLAQQRCKGLSVTILLQDYRDLQQQFDRIVSVGMFEHVGPKNYATYFDVVDRNLKPDGVFLLHTIGASNTNDHVDPWINKYIFPNGCLPSVRHIAEASEPHFVMEDWHNFGADYDVTLMSWHQRFLAAWPQLAEKYGVRFKRMFSYYLNACAGAFRARDIQLWQVVFTRGTEGGIRVAR